One segment of Triticum aestivum cultivar Chinese Spring chromosome 2A, IWGSC CS RefSeq v2.1, whole genome shotgun sequence DNA contains the following:
- the LOC123186916 gene encoding desmethyl-deoxy-podophyllotoxin synthase, giving the protein MEEWFSLCFIALCTPLALWLLKLAGSKKEPQKHHLPPPGPWTLPIIGSLHHVASALPHRRMMDLSRRHGPLMHLMLGEVPTVIVSGAEAAALVMKTNDLAFAGRPQSATSDIFGCGGKNIGFAPYGEHWRQMRKVCIVELLSSRQVKRIESIRAEEVGNLLRSIAAMDGATVNVSEKMTELSNDIVTRAVFGGKFTQQEEYLRELDEAFALVSGFSPVDLFPSSRLVRWLSNDERRMRRCHGHIQRIIANVIDGRKAGRAAADEEDLLDVLLRLQQEDSLEFPLTTEIIGAVLFDIFAGATATIGTTLTWALSELVRRPETMARAQQEVREVLGQDRAVITNNDLAKLDYTQMVIKETLRFHPPASLIPRASIEDCTIMGYDIPKGTNVYVNVFAISRDPAYWNNPGEFMPERFENSNTNYNGSYFEFTPFGAGRRQCPGIQFSSSVMEMTLTNILYHFNWKLPDGASPVSLDMSEKFGLAVSRKYDLKLEATPHVWFNAMRSK; this is encoded by the exons ATGGAGGAATGGTTCAGCTTGTGCTTCATAGCACTATGCACGccgcttgccctttggcttctcaAGCTCGCCGGCAGCAAGAAAGAGCCACAGAAGCACCATCTGCCGCCGCCAGGGCCATGGACTCTCCCGATCATCGGCAGCCTCCACCACGTCGCCAGCGCCCTCCCTCACCGCAGGATGATGGACCTGTCTCGCCGGCACGGCCCACTGATGCACCTCATGCTAGGCGAGGTCCCCACCGTGATCGTCTCCGGcgccgaggcggcggcgctggtgatGAAGACCAACGACCTCGCCTTCGCGGGCCGGCCGCAGAGCGCGACGTCCGACATCTTCGGCTGCGGCGGCAAGAACATCGGCTTCGCCCCCTACGGCGAGCACTGGCGCCAGATGCGCAAGGTGTGCATCGTGGAGCTCCTCAGCTCCAGGCAGGTGAAGCGCATAGAGAGCATCAGGGCGGAGGAGGTGGGCAACCTCCTCCGCTCCATCGCCGCCATGGATGGCGCCACCGTCAACGTCAGCGAGAAGATGACGGAGCTGAGCAACGACATCGTGACGAGGGCGGTCTTCGGAGGCAAGTTCACGCAGCAGGAAGAGTACCTCCGCGAGCTGGATGAGGCGTTTGCGCTGGTGAGCGGCTTCTCCCCCGTCGACCTTTTCCCGTCGTCGCGGCTAGTCCGGTGGCTCAGCAACGACGAGCGCCGCATGAGGAGGTGCCACGGCCACATCCAACGCATCATCGCCAACGTCATAGACGGGCGCAAGGCCGGGCGAGCCGCCGCCGACGAGGAGGATCTGCTGGATGTGTTGCTCAGGCTGCAACAGGAGGACTCGTTGGAATTCCCTCTAACCACCGAGATCATAGGCGCCGTGTTGTTT GACATATTTGCAGGTGCCACGGCGACCATAGGAACCACCTTGACGTGGGCTCTGTCGGAGCTTGTGCGCAGGCCTGAAACTATGGCCAGGGCACAACAAGAAGTCCGAGAGGTTCTTGGCCAAGACCGGGCTGTCATTACCAATAACGACCTCGCTAAACTCGACTACACGCAGATGGTCATCAAGGAAACCCTCAGGTTCCATCCGCCTGCTTCTCTAATTCCCCGCGCGTCCATAGAGGATTGTACTATCATGGGTTATGACATCCCCAAAGGCACCAATGTATACGTTAATGTCTTCGCGATTTCTCGAGATCCTGCATACTGGAACAATCCTGGCGAGTTTATGCCAGAGAGGTTTGAGAACAGCAACACAAATTACAATGGCTCCTACTTTGAATTCACTCCCTTCGGCGCAGGGCGGCGGCAATGCCCCGGGATTCAGTTTAGCTCGTCAGTCATGGAGATGACACTAACAAATATTCTCTATCACTTCAACTGGAAGCTTCCTGATGGTGCTAGCCCGGTTTCGCTTGACATGTCCGAGAAATTTGGGCTTGCAGTAAGCAGAAAGTATGACCTGAAACTTGAAGCTACTCCACACGTCTGGTTCAATGCTATGCGGTCGAAGTGA
- the LOC123186917 gene encoding uncharacterized protein — MVDKAAETSQLEVAAEGVVLWDEALVKTSPEDLQMRCKELRCYNDIPVMCLKKDVNCDLEKDGLLPKIEAEVSTPAHQDSVPLNFGRNLAVCLDSKAGEIGEVSEHRTGMERAACGSQGGGMLSFDHGFWKGAVGDKNQFPRMEGCHENGGLSDLGNHDTDKFPQGADALSLIDDNHELGRDCFLANIDEEVSFPVDEALVPSFYQKSHMDVFVEDSKSCIEKLTQDSLEGDMLSCERDARFRTEASGDENQHRMVVSKGQVSSICEDANSPSLNACGLFPEIEVLRQQADKEYKVFELPPEIYLARSSYNPPCLDGLCRSGKESSAVCLGHQDSSGVKSRRPDHLVQELNAYNSSIDKPCSANFVENANDEESQNKISESLNASKRRNPRRAASSRNRAPAEHDHQINKGSSSTCKSKKVESSCSLVESALIKFPSKTTKVRSGINRPVNSTAWGSLEKLADGFGQNCEPSTSNSHLISLENGGRSNKRSGKKEQPIVRKARSSRCPKNKFPAFSVTRYAPDELNGEPTFSVMDGAYGSAEGYIGNFPKLVPRAFLNVSDDAHRSVQHMSIQTDMQQLDRCLDSVAQETCPAYMCGEFAKSISEPSLNNGGVGFSPDSVLEVASVTCENNTSASHDVKLRGNPSYPAVLTESDLHASDLSIPDFGKNHASSSTDFEQQPKTVRGDENTRSEEINQSHAIIGYVGEGKVQGLEKSNAVRKTKMLEKQKGRKKDGMKGNNIRDGSSTKISSSEASQYRVFSDDPSSLVSSGPLKFSSCFEVITSATHGISMHEHGWVQGTSVIGKEKTSALNNVKSPRCKKSGGLRGKKDMVRDPHVKQESKKKNIADAIFIDSGLSTLPCQLATNLATSHTNEQGYRSPAIEYTFQNPVAISTELPGNAAGSTGGASVSQPKRAAWACCDDCQKWRCIPSELADVIGENRWTCKDNDDKAFADCSIPQAKTNAEINAELELSDASADEADKDGSNSKASRAPSWTNLRSNTYLHRNRRNQSIDESMVCNCKPPQDGRMGCRDGCLNRMLNIECAKRTCPCEEQCSNQQFQRRNYAKIAWFHSGKKGYGLKLQEEVSEGRFLIEYVGEVLDITTYESRQRDYASKGKKHFYFMALDGGEVIDACTKGNLGRFINHSCSPNCRTEKWMVNGEVCIGIFAMRNIKKDEELTFDYNYVRVSGAAPQKCFCGTAKCRGYIGGDISGSGISTQHVAEAEYFEPMVTYKDAEEMLGNACSHGANPSVVELEHETSIQQEDSNNCIPVTPDSEPHQTSPILFENSELENSWEMWSPQDAEDPTRTPVHVPRTIDSTLQQLPVYDTQPLEFLPKAPNTMDGSKAPNVMNQSARSSDLGQNLVVPGFHAKKKNNLKDHRDVKSSSCSTDNENTLGVEARLNNLLDRDGGISRRKDSTNGYLRLLLFVTAAARDNAAAAAARDNAAAAASHDATAMEHENAATPAERDNAGGTSKSARDLSLILDALLKTKSRSVLLDIINTNGLQMLHNILKQNRDTFLRRPIIRKLLKVLEFLALKGILRAEKINEEAPREEMERFRDSMLKLTRHSDKQVQTIARHFCEKWIHPYMDGPVSTSKWCTDSYSNRRKRKSRWDYQPESHYKMVGSLVRKVYGELGLQAGLTRNRSQPVMGGSSTGTDDDVPPGFEPQQGRSVAPGFCLPNLNISYGIPIAHVQHLGTPEVEGGGNRGQKWKVAPGVPFIPFPQLQRGSPCPSTSTQMSSHDAMRQNNSSGYRGRGFDRGGRVQRNGRNGARTRYPYDHQGRRFPSNHHRSERWQPWPQEHDGGSGSRGRQ; from the exons ATGGTGGACAAGGCAGCAGAAACGAGTCAGCTTGAGGTGGCAGCCGAGGGAGTTGTTTTGTGGGATGAAGCCTTGGTAAAGACAAGCCCAGAGGATCTGCAGATGCGTTGCAAGGAGTTGCGCTGCTATAATGACATCCCTGTCATGTGTTTGAAAAAAGATGTTAACTGTGACCTGGAAAAGGACGGTTTGTTGCCAAAAATTGAAGCTGAGGTCTCTACTCCCGCCCACCAAGATTCAGTTCCTTTGAATTTTGGGCGTAACCTTGCTGTTTGTTTGGATAGCAAGGCTGGTGAGATTGGTGAAGTATCTGAACACAGAACTGGCATGGAGAGAGCGGCTTGTGGCTCACAGGGAGGAGGTATGCTGTCATTTGACCATGGATTTTGGAAGGGGGCTGTTGGAGACAAGAATCAGTTCCCCAGGATGGAAGGATGCCATGAAAATGGGGGCTTGTCAGATTTGGGAAACCATGACACTGACAAGTTTCCACAAGGTGCTGATGCCCTGAGTTTGATCGATGATAATCATGAGCTGGGAAGGGATTGTTTTCTGGCAAATATTGATGAAGAGGTGTCCTTCCCCGTTGATGAAGCTTTGGTCCCTTCCTTCTACCAGAAGAGCCATATGGATGTTTTTGTAGAAGATAGCAAGTCATGCATAGAGAAATTAACTCAAGATTCACTGGAAGGAGATATGCTTTCATGTGAGCGCGATGCCAGATTTCGTACTGAGGCTTCTGGAGACGAGAATCAACATAGGATGGTGGTGTCGAAGGGTCAGGTTTCATCTATTTGTGAAGATGCAAATAGTCCGAGTTTAAATGCTTGTGGTCTTTTTCCTGAAATAGAAGTTCTACGCCAACAGGCTGACAAAGAATACAAGGTCTTTGAACTACCCCCAGAGATATACCTGGCTAGATCTTCCTATAACCCACCTTGCCTAGATGGACTTTGTCGTAGTGGCAAGGAATCATCTGCTGTGTGCCTGGGCCATCAAGATTCTTCTGGTGTCAAATCACGTCGTCCAGATCATTTGGTACAAGAGCTCAATGCATATAACTCTTCCATTGACAAACCTTGCTCTGCCAATTTTGTTGAAAATGCCAATGATGAAGAATCACAAAATAAAATTTCGGAGTCATTAAATGCCTCCAAGCGTAGGAATCCAAGAAGAGCCGCCTCATCAAGAAATCGCGCTCCTGCAGAACATGATCATCAAATAAACAAAGGAAGCAGTAGCACATGCAAATCTAAGAAGGTTGAGAGTTCGTGCTCATTAGTTGAAAGCGCCTTGATTAAGTTCCCAAGCAAAACTACCAAGGTAAGAAGTGGCATCAACAGACCAGTGAATTCGACTGCCTGGGGCAGTCTAGAAAAGCTAGCGGATGGTTTTGGTCAGAACTGTGAACCTTCTACCTCTAATTCTCATCTGATTTCCCTTGAAAACGGTGGGAGATCAAACAAAAGATCTGGGAAGAAAGAGCAGCCCATTGTTCGAAAGgctcgaagttcaagatgtccaaaAAATAAGTTCCCTGCCTTTTCTGTTACCAGATATGCACCGGATGAATTGAATGGCGAACCTACCTTTTCAGTCATGGATGGTGCTTATGGCTCCGCAGAAGGTTACATAGGAAACTTCCCTAAGTTGGTTCCTCGTGCATTTCTCAATGTTTCTGATGATGCTCACAGATCTGTGCAACATATGTCTATCCAGACTGACATGCAGCAGTTAGACAGGTGCTTGGATAGTGTTGCTCAAGAAACATGCCCTGCGTACATGTGTGGAGAGTTTGCTAAATCAATTTCCGAACCTTCTCTTAATAATGGCGGTGTTGGATTTTCACCTGACTCTGTTTTGGAGGTAGCCTCTGTTACATGTGAAAACAACACCTCTGCAAGCCATGATGTTAAACTGCGTGGAAACCCATCTTATCCTGCTGTATTGACTGAAAGTGATCTTCATGCATCTGATTTATCTATTCCTGACTTTGGAAAAAATCATGCGTCATCATCAACAGATTTTGAGCAGCAGCCCAAAACTGTGAGGGGTGATGAGAACACAAGAAGTGAAGAGATTAATCAGTCTCATGCCATAATTGGTTATGTTGGCGAGGGAAAAGTGCAAGGCTTAGAGAAGTCCAATGCAGTGAGGAAAACTAAGATGTTGGAAAAGCAGAAAGGCCGAAAGAAAGATGGAATGAAGGGAAATAACATAAGGGATGGAAGTTCCACCAAAATTTCATCAAGTGAAGCTTCACAATACAGGGTCTTCTCTGATGATCCATCTTCACTTGTTTCATCAGGACCTTTAAAGTTCAGTTCTTGTTTTGAGGTCATAACTTCTGCCACACATGGTATCAGTATGCATGAACATGGCTGGGTGCAGGGTACTTCTGTAATTGGCAAGGAGAAAACGAGTGCACTTAACAATGTAAAATCACCGAGGTGCAAGAAAAGTGGTGGTCTTAGAGGGAAGAAGGATATGGTGCGGGATCCGCATGTGAAGCAAGAAAGCAAGAAGAAAAATATAGCagatgccattttcattgattctGGATTGTCTACTTTACCTTGTCAGCTCGCTACTAATCTGGCAACATCTCATACGAATGAACAGG GTTATCGTAGTCCAGCTATTGAATATACATTTCAGAATCCAGTAGCTATATCTACCGAATTACCTGGAAATGCTGCTGGCTCAACAGGTGGGGCATCTGTATCGCAGCCTAAACGTGCTGCATGGGCATGTTGTGATGATTGCCAAAAGTGGCGCTGCATACCATCTGAATTGGCAGATGTCATTGGAGAAAACAGATG GACTTGCAAGGACAATGATGACAAGGCGTTTGCTGATTGTTCTATACCACAAGCGAAGACAAACGCTGAGATCAATGCTGAGCTTGAACTTTCAGATGCTTCTGCTGATGAAGCTGACAAGGATGGATCAAACTCAAAAG CTTCTAGGGCACCGTCCTGGACAAATCTCAGATCGAACACATATCTACATCGTAACCGAAGGAATCAATCCATCGATGAG AGCATGGTATGCAACTGCAAGCCTCCTCAAGACGGCCGAATGGGTTGTAGAGATGGCTGTTTGAACAGAATGCTCAACATTGAATGTGCAAAACGTACATGTCCATGCGAGGAGCAATGTTCTAATCAGCAG TTTCAAAGGCGCAACTATGCAAAAATTGCATGGTTCCATTCTGGTAAGAAGGGCTATGGATTGAAGTTGCAAGAAGAAGTATCTGAAGGACGGTTCCTTATTGAATATGTTGGCGAG GTCCTTGATATAACGACTTATGAATCCCGCCAAAGAGATTATGCTTCTAAGGGCAAGAAGCATTTCTACTTTATGGCACTAGATGGTGGTGAG GTAATAGATGCCTGCACCAAGGGAAACTTGGGCCGGTTCATCAACCACAGCTGCAGTCCTAATTGTCGCACAGAGAAG TGGATGGTCAATGGAGAAGTTTGCATTGGAATTTTTGCTATGAGGAACATCAAAAAG GATGAAGAATTAACGTTTGATTACAACTATGTTCGTGTATCTGGTGCTGCTCCTCAAAAATGTTTTTGTGGCACTGCCAAATGCCGGGGTTACATTGGTGGAGACATATCAGGGTCTGGTATCAGCACCCAACATGTTGCAGAAGCAGAGTATTTTGAACCCATGGTCACTTACAAGGATGCCGAGGAAATGCTAGGAAATGCATGTTCTCATGGTGCAAATCCTAGTGTTGTTGAGCTTGAGCATGAGACCTCCATCCAACAAGAAGATTCAAATAACTGCATACCTGTAACCCCAGACTCTGAACCTCACCAAACTTCCCCTATCTTATTTGAAAATAGTGAGCTAGAAAATTCCTGGGAAATGTGGAGCCCCCAGGATGCCGAAGACCCCACCCGTACACCTGTCCATGTGCCCAGAACAATAGATAGTACTTTGCAGCAGTTACCAGTATATGACACTCAGCCATTAGAATTCTTGCCGAAGGCTCCTAACACAATGGATGGATCAAAGGCTCCAAATGTGATGAATCAATCAGCACGTAGCTCCGATTTGGGGCAAAACCTGGTGGTACCTGGTTTCCATGCTAAGAAGAAAAACAATCTAAAAGATCACAGAGATGTAAAATCATCATCATGTTCTACTGACAATGAAAATACTCTCGGAG TTGAAGCAAGACTGAACAACCTACTGGATCGAGATGGAGGTATTAGCAGACGAAAA GATTCAACAAATGGATATTTGAGGCTTCTTCTATTTGTGACCGCAGCAGCACGTGACAATGCCGCGGCCGCAGCAGCACGTGACAATGCCGCGGCCGCAGCATCACATGATGCGACCGCAATGGAACATGAAAATGCTGCGACCCCAGCGGAACGTGACAATGCTGGGGGCACATCTAAAAG TGCAAGGGATCTTTCGTTAATTCTTGATGCACTTCTAAAAACAAAATCACGCTCTGTcctgttggatatcatcaacacgAATG GATTGCAAATGCTTCATAATATATTGAAGCAGAATCGAGACACCTTTCTTCGAAGACCTATAATACGGAAGCTTCTGAAG GTATTGGAGTTTCTTGCTTTGAAGGGAATCCTGAGAGCTGAAAAAATAAATGAAGAAGCCCCACGTGAGGAAATGGAAAG ATTCAGGGACTCGATGTTGAAATTGACCCGGCATAGTGATAAACAG GTTCAAACTATCGCTCGGCACTTCTGTGAGAAGTGGATCCATCCTTATATGGATGGACCTGTTTCAACTTCAAAATGGTGTACAGATTCATATTCCAATAGAAGAAAGCGCAAGAGCCGTTGGGATTATCAACCAGAATCCCACTATAAAATGGTTGGATCACTAGTTCGGAAAGTCTATGGAGAATTGGGTCTTCAGGCTGGCTTGACCAGAAATAGGTCGCAGCCTGTGATGGGAGGCAGCTCAACAGGCACAGACGATGATGTGCCTCCTGGGTTTGAGCCTCAGCAGGGTCGTTCTGTAGCTCCAGGATTCTGCCTCCCTAACTTGAATATTTCATATGGGATTCCCATCGCTCATGTTCAGCACTTGGGAACCCCAGAAGTTGAAGGAGGTGGCAACCGTGGACAGAAATGGAAAGTCGCACCTGGTGTGCCTTTTATTCCTTTCCCACAGTTGCAACGAGGGAGTCCTTGTCCTTCTACTTCAACTCAGATGTCCTCTCATGAcgccatgaggcagaacaacagttCAGGATATCGAGGAAGAGGTTTCGACAGAGGTGGAAGGGTGCAAAGGAATGGGAGGAATGGGGCAAGAACGAGATATCCATATGATCATCAAGGAAGAAGATTCCCAAGCAATCATCATAGATCTGAAAGATGGCAGCCCTGGCCCCAGGAACATGATGGTGGTTCAGGATCTAGGGGCAGACAATGA